DNA from Megalops cyprinoides isolate fMegCyp1 chromosome 14, fMegCyp1.pri, whole genome shotgun sequence:
GGGGAAAACATGCTTGCTCATAACCACAGTTAACTGGACGGCTGAACGGTCAACAACAATTATGGTGCACATCCCTTGTTGTCACCTCACCCACAGATGTGAGGTGACGACAAGGGATGTTCAGATATATTGAACTGGATTCTCACACAGGTGTTGAATCAAGCTGAGCATTGAGAATGTTACCTGCTTCTCCTCTacactcacctgcctgtctctctttctgagaGACTTCCTCACTCTCAACAGTCATGCTGTCCTGTGCTTTCAATGGTGACCTTCCAACTTCGTGAGAGGGTTTATTTGGGATTATTTGGGACTCTTTGAACATGTCATTAAACATAGTAACTTTGTTCCTGACATAACCTGaggaaagacaaaacaaaatcatactgtgtttttgtggtatAGTATTAATGTGAGGGGATTCATGGGTGAATTCAAGAGCTTGCTGTTGACAGAGCTTGCTTTTGACAGCTCAGACTTACATAGTCACATAGTTCATAGTTCCATTCAACTGCCACAGACAGTGAACAGTTAGAAAGTGAAGATTTAGATGAATATCCATATTTTTGATATGGGGAAGTGTGTAAAAACTGCCCAAATTGGCTTGGTTGCATGATGGCCAAATAGagcacaaaacataaaacagccTAATGGCCTCCTAAACACACCTGACAAGCCTAAAAACTGATCTAGGCCACCACAAGGGTTCTCTGCCTCTTGTTGAAAATCTTCAAAACTATGATTATCTTATCTCAAATGAGCTATTCAAGTGGTCCTCTATATTCAAAATTCATAAGATTGTACAATTAGGGCAGATgacttttccttttctttaaacTGAATTATTACACGTTTGAACATCCAGCAGCATCTGTCCAGCTCAATgggattattattatcattaccaACAGCCTACCATCTGCAGATGGGCTCTGTAGAGGTTGAGCTTCGTTTTggttttcttcttcctctcccacagagttgttttctgttgtcttgCTTCCTGGTGCTGGCGTTCTCTCTGGATCATCTCCCTCTTCAGGAGATTTATTCTCATTATCTTCTCCAGTGTCTCCCTTTGTGTCAGGCGTTTCTGCTGTAGTGTTTCTCTGGCTCTCAGTCTCTTTAGTGGTGCTCAGTGTCTGATTCCTGCTCTGTTCTCCCGGTTTATCCGATTCCgattctttatttctttccccATTCGGTAACTTGGTGGACTCCTTTGAATCTTCTGAGGAAGAATCACAAGATGGAGAGCCGTTCTGTGGGAGCTGGTCATTTCTATTTGCCTGCAGATTCTCCTGTTGATTGGATTGGTGGCCTGTAGACTCTTCCTTTGTCTCTGCGCTGTCATCAGTATTTAACGGGCTGGATGGAACAGTGATGAAGCTTTCTGATTTCTCATGttctccatctcctgctcctgtgtttaacagtgtgagaaaagaaaacaataaaatgtgaaaatcataATGTGAGCAAATGATCAGAGAGGCTTTATATGATTAATACATAATTTACATGGTTGAAACATTTATTAACTATCCTTTATTCAGGAGTAATAATGTCTTGCACATCAAAGAGGCaaagcggcagtgtagcatagtggttaaggagcaggactctgaaaggttgaaaggttgctggttcgatccctgctgggacactgctgctgtacccttgggcaaggtacttagcccacaattgcctcagtaaatatctcgctgtagataacattgtaaagaactgtaacctatgtaagtcgctttggataaaagcgtctgccaaatggataaatgtaaatgtaaggtatACATATTCAATAACTTTGCATTGCaaagtaaatatttgtgtgaaatAGAATGATTGTTGTAAAATGTCCTGTATTATTTCAGAAGGAAGCACACAAATTACTGCTGAGGTTTATGTGAAAGCTATGTGGTAGCCACCAAGGTGTTGATTTCATCTGAAACGTGAAAATgttacctgctgctcctccctccTGGCCCAATGTATTTCGTATTGGAGTTGATGTGAAGctgtgtgaatatttttcattcccATCTCTATTTAGGCTCTTTTCATTGTCATCTGCCACACGGGGACGGGCGCTTGATGCAACACCCTGAGAATGATGCTCTGGGTCATGTGATAAAGGACCAGGTGAGCTTTCCTGACTCTGTCTGTcctgaggattctgggaaaaggGCTTTTCTGCACTTTGGTCTGAGGGCTCAGAGTCAGAATGGGCTCTTGGGGGTTTTGGTGGGGGACTCATTAAATCCACCAACTGCCCTGTGGTCTCTCCCATCGTCCCGCTGATGGGGTGTCTTCCTGTCTCATTCTCTTCCGTGTCTGCGGGGGCGTGCTGTGCTGGGTCCtctttgtctcctctctctcctgcttttacCTCACTGTGCTGGGAGCTCTGATCATCACTGACACCTCCCTTCCCTGTCTCAGGTGGAGTAGCATGTGGAGTAGCAGAAACACTGCCCTGGAGAGTGCTGGGAGCACTGTGTTTAGGAGATTTCAGTGGcgacctctccctctccttttgtAGATGTATTTCCTGAAAACCTTCATCCTGGATAAGTGATCCtgtaataaagtaaaatgtaacaTCAGGTTAAATTTGACATGAAGTACCAGAAGGGTATTTGGATGATTTGCATAGAGGGCTCTCCTCCTTGTCCTCCACACCGAGTGTCAACAGCTTTGTTCTGGATGAGTGACTTGTATAATaattagatagatagataaataaataaataatttatgattGAATATGATGTCAGGCAACTTATCAGAGGCTTTATatgattaaaatacatttgaaatatgtaagaaacatattttgaaacatacagtattttaatcatgagtaaaaatatattgaacatcaaaaaaaatgtatattactGTATGTAGCTGCACTGGATTGTTACTCAGGTTTTGAACTGAGCTTCAGCCGTCATTGGCCTGATGGTCGGAACATTGAGAATGATACCTGCTCCTCTCCACTCCCCTGCCTGACTCTCTTCCTGAGAGAGTCCCACTGTCTCCTTAGTCATGCTGTCCCGTGCTTTCAGTGGTGTCCGCTCATTCTCATGAGAGGGTTTATTTGGGCTTAACAACCCTTTGGACATGTCATTAAACATAGTAACTTTGTCCCTGACATTTCCTgatgaaagacaaaacaaaatcatccTGTATTTTTTCCGTATAATATAAATGTGAATGGATTCATGGATAGATTCAAGAGCTCACGTTTGACAGTAGGTAGGTATCGGGATAGAGCATGGAAAGTCTGTTGCTCGAGAGATGTATAACTAAAATCTACATGGTATGTATTAAAATGGATAGTGTTTGAAAGATCTTTGTAGATCTGTGTTCAGGACAATAGCAACAATGCCTTACCTTGCACAGGACTCTGCTGGTTCTCATGTTTTTGACTGATTAGTTGTGCTGACTCTGTTTCAGGGGAATACATGTTAATTAATTTGTGTTGCCAAGCATGCATTGACAATTCCAGATAGAGTAGTTCTCAAAGAGTTAAGTAAAATGATTGACACACATCATCTTAAAGACTTTGTGTCAGGACTGTGGCTTCTTAGCcgggtttttgtttttgttttccctgtccatatacatttgttgttattatttgtttttccctgtgttccagccctgccctgctctccgccctgtctccgcccacctggtcgCCTGATTGGCtccacctgcctacctgcacacctgaatcCCATCTcgtcatcagccttgccctatacattccccgtttgtttcatgtctcgaCGCTACTTCgtctcagtttgtctgtgtcgctacaagctgtttttcctgttctgcctgcctgcctgcctgtatTGCTTATCTTTTGTTGAGCTGTTTTCTTGACCAcatttttggatctgttttatggtattgtttgctgtgcttttcctgGTTTTCTGACATTGCCTGTTTTGACCAGGTTTTTGGATTCCCGATTTGGCTTAATAAAACTACGCACTTTGTGTACCCTGTttctgtctgcgcctgagtccctgcctgagccctgacacttTGTAACAACTGTAAATGTCATTATGCAAGAGAttagttattttcatttgaatgctaTTGTGTATTTCCCTGTTTCTATGTCAtgattgacattttgaaataagtTTTGTATCGCATAGTGAAACCCCCTTTTGTTATTAGTTCAATTAGTTTACTTCATATATGTATTCTGTATACATCACGTTAGATGTTTGTTGTTATTAGTACGAAGGGATACAGTGTTTGaccatgaaaaatgaaagtaaaaatgtaaaacaggaaTCTTTGTTTGCAAGTAAAACTCATGAAACCATGGGTTTAGACTGAGGCATTGTAGTTATTGGTTAGTAGGAGCCAACCTAAggcttaaagaaaaaaaaaaaaaaacagatcgAGCAGCACTGGgtcaaacaacaacaacaaacatttttgcTATTTAGGCATTAGATTATTTGTGTAACTTTTACATCTAAAGAGAGTTAATTAACATCATTGtatgcagcatagtggtaataTGAGTGtaacatgtacatgttttctCATAGGTACACCTACAATGGCCGTTGTTGTAAACTGTTTCTATAAGTCTTTCATCTGTTTATAGGAGACCTTACTATGTGCAGCTGCATGGAGTTCAGTTAGTGCATGTCTTTACTTTAGTTACTTTAGTTAGTTTGCTGATCGTTTCCACTTTGATTCGTCTTTCTTAGTCTGTTAGCCTGCTTTTTCAGTTATATCTGCCATAATTTAGAatgttcatttgatttgtttcGATGTTTTCGATTTATTGAATGAATTGTTGACTCTATGGTCCATATTTAATACAGAAGCctctataataataatgtcaaacaCACAACCTTTAAACTTGGAGCACAGATAACgatgtatgaaatgaaatttgtggAATAATGATGAATATCTGTCTAATAATATCTAATGATTGTTATTACAGTGATGATGGTCATCATGATACTCTATGATTAGTATAACGGGAATGATAATATTTTAGTTACTGTTCCAGCATGCACCAGTTTGGTGCTTGTAGTTTAATTACTTCAGTGTCCCACTGCCCACAGCATTGAATATGCCAGTAAAGGACTGGGGGGATTGTCCTCTGACTGCAGTCCCGGGTCCCCAACTCTTTCCTCCACTTCCAGGCTGAAAAAAAGCCTTGAGGCCACATATTCTACCATATCATCAATAAATACCATCAATAGCTTACCATCTTCAGGTGGTGCTTCAGggttttcctcttttcctcttttccctgtaacataacataacattctTCACTATTCACATCAGGAACATCATTCAGCTGTATCCATCTCTACAACCTTGTATTATAAACTAGCTAAACTGACAAAGTAAACTCTGCTGATCTTTTACAGTATGCAAGCCAAGCACAAGGCTTGCTGCAATAATTGCTGTATTTATGACAGAGTCAGTAAGTGCTCATTCTGGTCAttatctttctgtgtgtgttctatcCATGTAGGGGGAAATGCTGCCAAATATCAAAACACAGTGACATACAGTACGTCTCCATAACTCTAACAACACGCTGAAAATAGTTGTGAAGCTTAGCAAATAAGAATAGACTATCCTGAACATGATCTTCATGGCAGTAGTAAAGGTAAACCTGGAGTTTCTGCACCAGAAGAGTAGGATCTTCACAGTAAAGTATGACACACAATTTTACTATTATATACTTTACAAAGACACTGACCTCTTCCCACTGACCAGTATTTCTTCCGGTACATAAAAAGCAGCCCCaaaatgaggaggaggaggaggaggaggagacaaaCAACGATTGCAACGACAGGGACTGAGTCATCTTCTTCAtctgaggagaaaaacaaaacatgtaaaaaagcattaaaacagtAAACTATATCCCACCATGCTGATGAGACTATCGACAGACCTTTTCCCTGCTACTTTGCCCTTCATAGGATCTTCAAGTTGTCACTTCTGTAAATTGTCAGGTCGACACTTGAATAATTCAGTGTAATCAGATTAATATCCCCTGTGCTGtgcataataaaaaatgtgatattaagTGGGTTGTGACTTTAACAGGGATTAAATATTCAAGGCCACCACTACATGGAAGCAAAGAATATTTTAACCCTGACCATTCATGCACTTCATAGTTACATTCAGTGATTTAAGTAATAACATAGTGTGCTACACAGCATAGCAGCCCACTTTAAGAGCATGTCATCTGCTGTATGGCATTTCTCCAAATTACCTTAACATTATTTCTCAGTCAAGTACGCAAGACAATCGAATAGAAACAGTGTAGACAGTGCTATTGTACAGTCTAATATCCTACTGAGTACATTGTAAAAGAAATTAGAAACAGATCAACAACCCTGTAAAATAAGCATGGTGgcatttttaattactgtttgCAATTTTTCAAAGGtaggagaaaataaacaaatttaatatCATCAAGGGAAAACATTCCACATTATTAACACTTTTGTCACtggttaaaacatttaaacagtttaaagacaacagcaacagcaacaaatataTGTTCAACACTCTGAGAGATTAGAATTTAGATAGCTGAAGCTCTCCCAGTTAAATGTGATCTACCCTTATTTCCACTCAGCTTTCATTAAACCACCTGGGAGCAGTCAACCTAAACAAGGTAATAATATTAGCAAAGTGGTAGTTTAGACTACTGATCCAAACTgttatatgatatgatatatgaCAAGCATCAAAGCAATCAAAATttgatattaactgaagtttGGCCTTTCCTCTACAAAGGGGAGTATTTTTCACTGCTTGGAGCTGAGTTACTGTGCATatattttcagtgcagtgttaacTACTCTTTGTTTAGCTGATAATCTCACTGAAGTTTTGCTTCACAAATTCACTCCACCAACACTGATTGGCTACTAAAGATGTTTCTACAGCTTGATATGGTATTATGTGTtacatcaattattttaaaactatataCCTGAAGAGAAAATGCTATGATTGACTTCTCTGAATGAGATAATAAACAGGATTCTTGGTTATATTGACAAAGGgttataaaaaattaaaagatggATTCATCTGTGAACATACAGtgttatatatattataagTATAGGTATCAGTCACTGTgaataaaggcatctgctaatCTAATGACTATAACAGTGATCCCTGTCTCAGGTGTGTGGACATTACCTCCTGCAGGGAAGCAGCTCTGAATATTAAACTTCTCGCTGCTCTGGCTCACTGGGTTGCTCAGCACACAGGTGTAGACCGAATCAGAGCTCTCCTTTCTCTGGAGCTGCAGCTCAGGCCCTGACTGGTTCTGTGCTTCGGGCCCCTCCCAACTGTACTGAGTAACGGGGCTGAGGTCTCCTGCACACAGCAGTGTCACCATGGTACCATTCACATGGCAGGTCACTTTTGGTTTTGTTAGGGTATCTGCATGAGACACAAAGGCCGATTATCACTGAGACCACTTTGATACATTCTAGTTTATGGAACATTCTCTTGTCCAAGGTGAATTTTGtgatgtactttttttttgcatactgtAATATGCATCTCTAATGCTGGATATTTCAGCCCTTCTACTGAAGTTCTTTGTCCAAAGGTGCAAATGCAGTGTCCCACTTGGCAATAAAGCCTGCGTCTTTCTAATAACAAACACAGTGCCCTAACTGTtgctgcacactgctgcccatataGGACCTTCAGTACAGAGGGATGTGAGATCCACTTACACACTAAGATCCGCCTCAGTAAGTATGTTATATGACGGGGTTATATATGGACAGGTTTGTCATGAGCAAGAATTGGATCTAACATAGATGTCCATGTTCCTAATAATTCTCATTCAATAAAATAAGTTCCATTATcgcattttctttatttttatacagtatcaaatgtattattattattattgttgttgttgttattattattattatcaattagtagtagtagtcatagTAGTATTATAAACCCCGTGAGATGTGACATCTTATTTTCAAGGGGATCCTGTAGATACAATACgaacatatttacaatatagTGGCTATATAAGGCTAGTAATATAACCAGTCTCATTAATTGCAACATTTTTAGAAGAGCCATGATGTAACATTCATGTCCCATATTAACTGACAGTCAATATTAAGTTTATTGACAATGACTATTGCAATAGCAAAAATTATAAAAAGAACATTGATCCTCAATTGACCCCCTTTATGTACTCTACAGTAAGGTCCCAGACCAAAACAAATATCTTAATGACATTGCACAACATGCATGCAATGTCATTATGTGTTATTTCCCTTCTGTGCCAAAAGCTCCTCATAACTCAATCCTTAACATACAGTAGAGTCAAATGTACTTACCCAAAATTTCAACTGTCTGAATAAAGGGCTCAAAAACTCCAGCTGACATCAAGTCTGCCCTGTACTCTCCACTGTCTCTTGTGATTAGGTTTGTGATTGTGAGGTGTCCAGTTATATGATTCAGGATTATCCGTTCTTTGAACTGGCCATACTCAGTTATTTTATTCTTCTCAAATTCAACCACTAGATTGTTGTTGTGTGTCCAAATAATTTCATCAAAGCGGCTCTTGGCATTTGGTTTTAGGGTGATGTTTCCATTAACCTGGCCATAGATACCAGGCGCAACTTCACCTGTAACAGAATGATTCAGGAATTAGAACAAGAAAAATACTTGGGATTATTTACTCTACAAACAGAGTTTATGTTATTATAAAAACTCAGAAAAGCAGCCAGCCTGACAGTGCTAAATGCATATTTGAACACAGCCAAACCAAAACCATACATACTGTCATGTCCCACTCTCTTCAAAATTCAAAACCCTGGTTCTTACCTACCAAACAGTAATTAGCACCCTCAAAGATTAATTGACCATGCTGTGCTTACAGCATGTTTGACATCTTCAAGCTAAATTCGCCAAATTTCGCCAGCCAAACCCACATCGGTTTAACCTAATCCAACCCATTTTAACACAACTACTCAATCCAATGCATCTCTACCTAAACAGACCCATACAGTAAAGATGATGTTTGGAATGCATGGTTTTCTAAACTACAACATTTCCCTCTCGGCATCAAATCAGAAAGTTATCGGGAttctccctccatttcctccaggGTAGCAAAACCTTCatccaacaacaaaaactaaacGTTTTAGATTGGTATCGTATGCTTCCTTTATGTTGCTTAATTCTGTCACAGTTTAATCTCTGCTAGTTTTCTCTTGAATAATAATTATCCCATACAGACTGTACTTCCGTAACACGTTCGCCATGTTTGCCATCGCATCTGAAATGCCCAATCCTGCAGAAATGTAGGCACTCAAACAAATTCGGttacaaataaaacaggaatGGTACAGAAACCTGAGCTAGTGGATTACTGATTTAAATAGATAGATATTAGCTAGACAAATCCCATTTAAAACAGGTTCGGGGATACACACTCATAGACTGCAACGCTATATGTAATCACATTCTGTTGGTCACTGCTGCTATGTGTAATAGAGAGTAATAGAAAGAATGTTCAGTTCTAAATACACTTCTAAATATATCTATGGTGAGTCATTATCATCACTTACCAAGTGTGAAGTCCATGAAAATGGAGAATGTCAAAATCATGTAGCgtttgttttccattgttcTCCTTCACATCGTACTTATTCTTACCTGAAAGTGAAAGCAATTCACCTACCAACAGGTTAATCATTATATCTTTACAAGGATAAATCATGAATATTGCTTCCACCGCTGGTTCTGATTGTGAGTGTTTATTCTAAATGATAcgtaaaaacaaaagcatggaAACAATTACATCACAAGCATAAATGATCAATTTAAAGCTATGCAGTCAAcgtgaatattttgaatattcttGAATTTTCGATTTTAATTCAAATCGACCACTGATGTGATGGTAAGGGAAATTAGTATGTGATCAGCTGGTTGCAGGCTCAGATCCCAGGTGGGGCACAATTTTGAACCTGCAGGCTAGGTGCATAACATAATAATGGTTTAGACTGTTAATTTCATTGAAATACTtgtcaaatgaaaattattcaaataaactCACTTGCACCTTAGGACCCCGACTCCAGTCTTGATATCCAGTGTCCTGCTCCACCTAGACCTTTCTTCTTTCAGGTGATGTGCACATGTATAACAATAaatcagtgataaaaaaaactcttatAAGTGAACAATAGTCTGCAGCACAGGAAGACTTTAAGTCTTTCCTTATGTACTTTCCACATTTCTGGAGATCGTAAGAAAACAGAGGACGCCTTCGGGCTCATGGGGGAGTACGGCAACGTTTGTTCAGTACAAccaagcagctgcacagagagagtgatCCGGTTAGTGGCAGAGCTTCAGGTGAAACAGTCTTGATTTGCAGAGTAACTGAAGAGTAAGTATCAACAGTGCTGACTTTAAGTACCATTTATGAGGCCTTTATTTGTATAGGCAGGAAGACAAATGCCTTTTCAACAGAGCATATACAAATACCTCTGTATATGATTTCCTTCCTGAAATCCCAGCATTTTCTAGAGAAACAGCCAGATGGTGATCTCTTGTGATCTCTGTGTGATCAGgaggaggtggtgtgtgtgtgtttgtgtgtgtgtgtgtgtgtgggagagagagagagagataaagagaaataaagttTTCTCCTGTAGGTTTTCCATgagctttttttcccaaagacTGTGTTTTGACCTTAATTAAATGATGACCATttaacattataataataaagtgcactgcattttacattgagtcatttttatttctttatcatTGTCCATCCTTCCTTGAGTAATCAGattcataaaatacaaatcaCTGAGATCCATttgacagtttttaaaaaatatacactaacagcacagcaaaataCCAAAAATCATTCCTATTCTCCCTACCATTAATTCCTTGTCTGGGTGGATAAACACTTTATCTCTCATCACAACAGATTCATTCCACACCAGCACTGTAGCTAAGAACAATCCATACAAACACAGAGGGTAAAAGCGCAATTAACTGATACATTAGATACTTCTCTGTTACCTCTCTACATTGcttatacacattttaatttgaacaggttttaaaataaatgtgatagtAACTTTGtacaaaacacattacacaaatgatacatattttgttttggacCGGTTCAGAAATAAAAGTGAAACGAACCTTGTAAAACaagaaatgacacagcaaaacagGACATTTTGAGGGTACAGAGCTTCTGGTCATGActacaatacagtatataaatgaTTGTTATAAAGGATTGTATGTACACAGGCTCTGAGTCTGGTGTGTGGTTTCTTGCTTATGGTTTCACAGCTTTCCTCTTGTCTCTGTTTCCTGCTTCTGACTCCCCTTCCTGGGCCTGACTGTACTCTCTCAGCACCCCTCAGAGGAGAGGAAGTGGGGAGTGAGGATGTTTTCGATGTCATTTTGCTGTGTGACTTCACTGGTGGTCTGAGTTTGGTTTTGGCtactttctctcctttctctctttctctcctgttcctcttctAGCATCTCCCTGTGATGTGTCTCTGTTCCCTGTAGTGTCTCCCTGTGATGTGTCTCTGTTCCCTTTAGTGTCTCCCTGTGATGCGTCTCTGTCCCCTGTAGTGTCTCCCTGTGATGTGTCTCTGTTCCCTTTAGTGTCTCCCTGTGATGCGTCTCTGTTCCCTGTAGTGTCTCCCTGT
Protein-coding regions in this window:
- the LOC118788993 gene encoding uncharacterized protein DDB_G0290685-like isoform X3, encoding MENKRYMILTFSIFMDFTLGEVAPGIYGQVNGNITLKPNAKSRFDEIIWTHNNNLVVEFEKNKITEYGQFKERIILNHITGHLTITNLITRDSGEYRADLMSAGVFEPFIQTVEILDTLTKPKVTCHVNGTMVTLLCAGDLSPVTQYSWEGPEAQNQSGPELQLQRKESSDSVYTCVLSNPVSQSSEKFNIQSCFPAGDEEDDSVPVVAIVVCLLLLLLLLILGLLFMYRKKYWSVGRGKRGKEENPEAPPEDESAQLISQKHENQQSPVQGSLIQDEGFQEIHLQKERERSPLKSPKHSAPSTLQGSVSATPHATPPETGKGGVSDDQSSQHSEVKAGERGDKEDPAQHAPADTEENETGRHPISGTMGETTGQLVDLMSPPPKPPRAHSDSEPSDQSAEKPFSQNPQDRQSQESSPGPLSHDPEHHSQGVASSARPRVADDNEKSLNRDGNEKYSHSFTSTPIRNTLGQEGGAAGAGDGEHEKSESFITVPSSPLNTDDSAETKEESTGHQSNQQENLQANRNDQLPQNGSPSCDSSSEDSKESTKLPNGERNKESESDKPGEQSRNQTLSTTKETESQRNTTAETPDTKGDTGEDNENKSPEEGDDPERTPAPGSKTTENNSVGEEEENQNEAQPLQSPSADGYVRNKVTMFNDMFKESQIIPNKPSHEVGRSPLKAQDSMTVESEEVSQKERQAGPLTQDGGISSPGTDAGQDGVSAPQHNEAGGDRQMDPTPDTNKQHTGGKMATQQETPAGNADAAYEHPKENMTTPPEVPKEKASQGDTTGNRDASQGDTTRNRDTSQGDTKGNRDASQGDTTGNRDASQGDTTRNRDTSQGDTKGNRDASQGDTTGNRDASQGDTNGNRDASQEDANGNRDASQGDTNGNRDASQGDTTGNRDTSQGDTTGNRDASQGDTNGNRDASQGDTTGNRDA
- the LOC118788993 gene encoding uncharacterized protein DDB_G0290685-like isoform X1 — protein: MENKRYMILTFSIFMDFTLGEVAPGIYGQVNGNITLKPNAKSRFDEIIWTHNNNLVVEFEKNKITEYGQFKERIILNHITGHLTITNLITRDSGEYRADLMSAGVFEPFIQTVEILDTLTKPKVTCHVNGTMVTLLCAGDLSPVTQYSWEGPEAQNQSGPELQLQRKESSDSVYTCVLSNPVSQSSEKFNIQSCFPAGDEEDDSVPVVAIVVCLLLLLLLLILGLLFMYRKKYWSVGRGKRGKEENPEAPPEDESAQLISQKHENQQSPVQGNVRDKVTMFNDMSKGLLSPNKPSHENERTPLKARDSMTKETVGLSQEESQAGEWRGAGSLIQDEGFQEIHLQKERERSPLKSPKHSAPSTLQGSVSATPHATPPETGKGGVSDDQSSQHSEVKAGERGDKEDPAQHAPADTEENETGRHPISGTMGETTGQLVDLMSPPPKPPRAHSDSEPSDQSAEKPFSQNPQDRQSQESSPGPLSHDPEHHSQGVASSARPRVADDNEKSLNRDGNEKYSHSFTSTPIRNTLGQEGGAAGAGDGEHEKSESFITVPSSPLNTDDSAETKEESTGHQSNQQENLQANRNDQLPQNGSPSCDSSSEDSKESTKLPNGERNKESESDKPGEQSRNQTLSTTKETESQRNTTAETPDTKGDTGEDNENKSPEEGDDPERTPAPGSKTTENNSVGEEEENQNEAQPLQSPSADGYVRNKVTMFNDMFKESQIIPNKPSHEVGRSPLKAQDSMTVESEEVSQKERQAGPLTQDGGISSPGTDAGQDGVSAPQHNEAGGDRQMDPTPDTNKQHTGGKMATQQETPAGNADAAYEHPKENMTTPPEVPKEKASQGDTTGNRDASQGDTTRNRDTSQGDTKGNRDASQGDTTGNRDASQGDTTRNRDTSQGDTKGNRDASQGDTTGNRDASQGDTNGNRDASQEDANGNRDASQGDTNGNRDASQGDTTGNRDTSQGDTTGNRDASQGDTNGNRDASQGDTTGNRDA
- the LOC118788993 gene encoding uncharacterized protein DDB_G0284459-like isoform X4 — translated: MENKRYMILTFSIFMDFTLGEVAPGIYGQVNGNITLKPNAKSRFDEIIWTHNNNLVVEFEKNKITEYGQFKERIILNHITGHLTITNLITRDSGEYRADLMSAGVFEPFIQTVEILDTLTKPKVTCHVNGTMVTLLCAGDLSPVTQYSWEGPEAQNQSGPELQLQRKESSDSVYTCVLSNPVSQSSEKFNIQSCFPAGDEEDDSVPVVAIVVCLLLLLLLLILGLLFMYRKKYWSVGRGKRGKEENPEAPPEDESAQLISQKHENQQSPVQGNVRDKVTMFNDMSKGLLSPNKPSHENERTPLKARDSMTKETVGLSQEESQAGEWRGAGSLIQDEGFQEIHLQKERERSPLKSPKHSAPSTLQGSVSATPHATPPETGKGGVSDDQSSQHSEVKAGERGDKEDPAQHAPADTEENETGRHPISGTMGETTGQLVDLMSPPPKPPRAHSDSEPSDQSAEKPFSQNPQDRQSQESSPGPLSHDPEHHSQGVASSARPRVADDNEKSLNRDGNEKYSHSFTSTPIRNTLGQEGGAAGAGDGEHEKSESFITVPSSPLNTDDSAETKEESTGHQSNQQENLQANRNDQLPQNGSPSCDSSSEDSKESTKLPNGERNKESESDKPGEQSRNQTLSTTKETESQRNTTAETPDTKGDTGEDNENKSPEEGDDPERTPAPGSKTTENNSVGEEEENQNEAQPLQSPSADGYVRNKVTMFNDMFKESQIIPNKPSHEVGRSPLKAQDSMTVESEEVSQKERQAGPLTQDGGISSPGTDAGQDGVSAPQHNEAGGDRQMDPTPDTNKQHTGGKMATQQETPAGNADAAYEHPKENMTTPPEVPKEKASQGDTTGNRDASQGDTTRNRDTSQGDTKGNRDASQGDTTGNRDASQGDTTRNRDTSQGDTKGNRDASQGDTDASQGDTTGNRDSSQ
- the LOC118788993 gene encoding uncharacterized protein DDB_G0290685-like isoform X2 produces the protein MENKRYMILTFSIFMDFTLGEVAPGIYGQVNGNITLKPNAKSRFDEIIWTHNNNLVVEFEKNKITEYGQFKERIILNHITGHLTITNLITRDSGEYRADLMSAGVFEPFIQTVEILDTLTKPKVTCHVNGTMVTLLCAGDLSPVTQYSWEGPEAQNQSGPELQLQRKESSDSVYTCVLSNPVSQSSEKFNIQSCFPAGDEEDDSVPVVAIVVCLLLLLLLLILGLLFMYRKKYWSVGRGKRGKEENPEAPPEDESAQLISQKHENQQSPVQGNVRDKVTMFNDMSKGLLSPNKPSHENERTPLKARDSMTKETVGLSQEESQAGEWRGAGSLIQDEGFQEIHLQKERERSPLKSPKHSAPSTLQGSVSATPHATPPETGKGGVSDDQSSQHSEVKAGERGDKEDPAQHAPADTEENETGRHPISGTMGETTGQLVDLMSPPPKPPRAHSDSEPSDQSAEKPFSQNPQDRQSQESSPGPLSHDPEHHSQGVASSARPRVADDNEKSLNRDGNEKYSHSFTSTPIRNTLGQEGGAAGAGDGEHEKSESFITVPSSPLNTDDSAETKEESTGHQSNQQENLQANRNDQLPQNGSPSCDSSSEDSKESTKLPNGERNKESESDKPGEQSRNQTLSTTKETESQRNTTAETPDTKGDTGEDNENKSPEEGDDPERTPAPGSKTTENNSVGEEEENQNEAQPLQSPSADGYVRNKVTMFNDMFKESQIIPNKPSHEVGRSPLKAQDSMTVESEEVSQKERQAGPLTQDGGISSPGTDAGQDGVSAPQHNEAGGDRQMDPTPDTNKQHTGGKMATQQETPAGNADAAYEHPKENMTTPPEVPKEKASQGDTTGNRDASQGDTTRNRDTSQGDTKGNRDASQGDTTGNRDASQGDTTRNRDTSQGDTKGNRDASQGDTTGNRDASQGDTNGNRDASQGDTTGNRDA